From the genome of Mugil cephalus isolate CIBA_MC_2020 chromosome 2, CIBA_Mcephalus_1.1, whole genome shotgun sequence, one region includes:
- the arfip1 gene encoding arfaptin-1 isoform X1: protein MSEVSLEAESGKTSAETPQMDCENAEKAEESLSEDLEQDSVDNSGGRGDKTDVMYDIDIDGNEDEAEAGGKDVLKEDGGIERENVLAGSVDNGIRETTRHVERAKAPEDNHSETKENTMAEESHRSSAAEIPVTSNGDVDQSPDAVFKRDPVALNLSESHVSSINFASTTEGIIESGPYKGSASLPTSPVTPVAPSSAVASRLARSASASQADKDTMKPQPQSGAVVLSDDLKNPAMEKLDLVRKWSINTYKCTRQILSEKLGRGSRTVDLELEAQIEVLRDNKRKYQNVIKLAQTLANQLSQIMQTQRQLGDAFADLSLKSPELHEEFNYNAETQKLLSKNGETLLGAINFFISSVNTLVDKTIEDTMINIKQYEIARVEYDAYRTDLEELNLGPRDATTMPKIELSQQQFQIHREKYERMRNDVSVKLKFLEENKVKVLHNQLILFHNAIAAYYAGNQQQLEQTLKQFHIKLKMPGGDSPSWLEEH, encoded by the exons aTGTCTGAAGTTAGTCTTGAGGCCGAGTCGGGGAAGACCTCAGCCGAGACCCCTCAGATGGATTGTGAGAATGCtgagaaagcagaggagagTTTAAGCGAGGACTTAGAACAGGACAGTGTAGACAACAGTGGGGGGAGAGGTGACAAAACTGATGTGATGTACGACATTGATATTGATGGTAACGAAGACGAGGCAGAGGCCGGTGGAAAGGATGTTCTCAAGGAGGACGGGGGCATTGAGAGGGAGAATGTACTGGCTGGCAGTGTAGACAATGGGATACGTGAGACAACGCGCCATGTTGAGAGAGCCAAAGCACCAGAGGATAATCACAGTGAAACAAAG gaGAACACAATGGCTGAGGAATCCCATAGGAGCTCAGCTGCTGAGATCCCAGTCACCAGCAATGGAGATGTGGATCAGAGCCCTGACGCAGTATTTAAGAGG GACCCTGTGGCTCTAAACCTCTCAGAGTCTCATGTCAGCTCCATCAATTTTGCTTCAACAACAGAGGGCATCATAGAATCAGGACCATACAAAG GGTCGGCAAGCCTGCCCACGTCTCCCGTGACACCTGTAGCTCCCAGCTCGGCTGTCGCTAGCCGCCTGGCTCGCTCTGCCAGCGCTAGTCAGGCTGACAAAG ATACGATGAAACCACAGCCGCAGAGTGGAGCCGTGGTCCTTTCTGATGACCTAAAGAACCCAGCCATGGAGAAACTGGACCTAGTGAGAAAATGGAGCATCAACACATATAAA TGTACCAGGCAGATCCTGTCGGAGAAGCTGGGTCGGGGATCGAGGACCGTCGACCTGGAGCTGGAGGCCCAAATCGAAGTGCTGCGCGACAACAAGAGAAAGTACCAGAACGTGATCAAGCTGGCTCAGACGCTGGCTAATCAGCTGTCCCAGATTATGCAGACGCAGAGGCAGCTGGGCGACGCCTTCGCTGACCTCAGCCTCAAGTCGCCAGAACTCCAT GAGGAGTTCAACTACAACGCTGAAACCCAAAAACTTCTGTCCAAAAACGGAGAGACCCTGCTGGGGGCCATCAACTTCTTCATCTCTAGTGTCAACACGCTTGTGGACAAAACCATCGAAGACACCATGATTAATATCAAACAGTATGAAATAGCCAG GGTAGAGTACGATGCGTACCGTACAGACTTGGAGGAGCTGAATCTGGGGCCCCGTGACGCCACCACCATGCCCAAGATTGAGCTGTCCCAGCAGCAGTTCCAGATCCACCGGGAGAAGTATGAGAGGATGCGAAACGACGTCTCAGTCAAGCTGAAGTTCCTGGAGGAGAACAAG GTGAAGGTGTTGCACAACCAGCTCATCCTGTTCCACAATGCCATAGCTGCGTACTATGCtggaaaccagcagcagctggaacagacaCTCAAGCAGTTCCACATCAAGTTGAAAATGCCAGGTGGAGACAGTCCATCTTGGCTGGAAGAGCACTAA
- the arfip1 gene encoding arfaptin-1 isoform X2, translating to MSEVSLEAESGKTSAETPQMDCENAEKAEESLSEDLEQDSVDNSGGRGDKTDVMYDIDIDGNEDEAEAGGKDVLKEDGGIERENVLAGSVDNGIRETTRHVERAKAPEDNHSETKENTMAEESHRSSAAEIPVTSNGDVDQSPDAVFKRDPVALNLSESHVSSINFASTTEGIIESGPYKDTMKPQPQSGAVVLSDDLKNPAMEKLDLVRKWSINTYKCTRQILSEKLGRGSRTVDLELEAQIEVLRDNKRKYQNVIKLAQTLANQLSQIMQTQRQLGDAFADLSLKSPELHEEFNYNAETQKLLSKNGETLLGAINFFISSVNTLVDKTIEDTMINIKQYEIARVEYDAYRTDLEELNLGPRDATTMPKIELSQQQFQIHREKYERMRNDVSVKLKFLEENKVKVLHNQLILFHNAIAAYYAGNQQQLEQTLKQFHIKLKMPGGDSPSWLEEH from the exons aTGTCTGAAGTTAGTCTTGAGGCCGAGTCGGGGAAGACCTCAGCCGAGACCCCTCAGATGGATTGTGAGAATGCtgagaaagcagaggagagTTTAAGCGAGGACTTAGAACAGGACAGTGTAGACAACAGTGGGGGGAGAGGTGACAAAACTGATGTGATGTACGACATTGATATTGATGGTAACGAAGACGAGGCAGAGGCCGGTGGAAAGGATGTTCTCAAGGAGGACGGGGGCATTGAGAGGGAGAATGTACTGGCTGGCAGTGTAGACAATGGGATACGTGAGACAACGCGCCATGTTGAGAGAGCCAAAGCACCAGAGGATAATCACAGTGAAACAAAG gaGAACACAATGGCTGAGGAATCCCATAGGAGCTCAGCTGCTGAGATCCCAGTCACCAGCAATGGAGATGTGGATCAGAGCCCTGACGCAGTATTTAAGAGG GACCCTGTGGCTCTAAACCTCTCAGAGTCTCATGTCAGCTCCATCAATTTTGCTTCAACAACAGAGGGCATCATAGAATCAGGACCATACAAAG ATACGATGAAACCACAGCCGCAGAGTGGAGCCGTGGTCCTTTCTGATGACCTAAAGAACCCAGCCATGGAGAAACTGGACCTAGTGAGAAAATGGAGCATCAACACATATAAA TGTACCAGGCAGATCCTGTCGGAGAAGCTGGGTCGGGGATCGAGGACCGTCGACCTGGAGCTGGAGGCCCAAATCGAAGTGCTGCGCGACAACAAGAGAAAGTACCAGAACGTGATCAAGCTGGCTCAGACGCTGGCTAATCAGCTGTCCCAGATTATGCAGACGCAGAGGCAGCTGGGCGACGCCTTCGCTGACCTCAGCCTCAAGTCGCCAGAACTCCAT GAGGAGTTCAACTACAACGCTGAAACCCAAAAACTTCTGTCCAAAAACGGAGAGACCCTGCTGGGGGCCATCAACTTCTTCATCTCTAGTGTCAACACGCTTGTGGACAAAACCATCGAAGACACCATGATTAATATCAAACAGTATGAAATAGCCAG GGTAGAGTACGATGCGTACCGTACAGACTTGGAGGAGCTGAATCTGGGGCCCCGTGACGCCACCACCATGCCCAAGATTGAGCTGTCCCAGCAGCAGTTCCAGATCCACCGGGAGAAGTATGAGAGGATGCGAAACGACGTCTCAGTCAAGCTGAAGTTCCTGGAGGAGAACAAG GTGAAGGTGTTGCACAACCAGCTCATCCTGTTCCACAATGCCATAGCTGCGTACTATGCtggaaaccagcagcagctggaacagacaCTCAAGCAGTTCCACATCAAGTTGAAAATGCCAGGTGGAGACAGTCCATCTTGGCTGGAAGAGCACTAA
- the arfip1 gene encoding arfaptin-1 isoform X3 translates to MAEESHRSSAAEIPVTSNGDVDQSPDAVFKRDPVALNLSESHVSSINFASTTEGIIESGPYKGSASLPTSPVTPVAPSSAVASRLARSASASQADKDTMKPQPQSGAVVLSDDLKNPAMEKLDLVRKWSINTYKCTRQILSEKLGRGSRTVDLELEAQIEVLRDNKRKYQNVIKLAQTLANQLSQIMQTQRQLGDAFADLSLKSPELHEEFNYNAETQKLLSKNGETLLGAINFFISSVNTLVDKTIEDTMINIKQYEIARVEYDAYRTDLEELNLGPRDATTMPKIELSQQQFQIHREKYERMRNDVSVKLKFLEENKVKVLHNQLILFHNAIAAYYAGNQQQLEQTLKQFHIKLKMPGGDSPSWLEEH, encoded by the exons ATGGCTGAGGAATCCCATAGGAGCTCAGCTGCTGAGATCCCAGTCACCAGCAATGGAGATGTGGATCAGAGCCCTGACGCAGTATTTAAGAGG GACCCTGTGGCTCTAAACCTCTCAGAGTCTCATGTCAGCTCCATCAATTTTGCTTCAACAACAGAGGGCATCATAGAATCAGGACCATACAAAG GGTCGGCAAGCCTGCCCACGTCTCCCGTGACACCTGTAGCTCCCAGCTCGGCTGTCGCTAGCCGCCTGGCTCGCTCTGCCAGCGCTAGTCAGGCTGACAAAG ATACGATGAAACCACAGCCGCAGAGTGGAGCCGTGGTCCTTTCTGATGACCTAAAGAACCCAGCCATGGAGAAACTGGACCTAGTGAGAAAATGGAGCATCAACACATATAAA TGTACCAGGCAGATCCTGTCGGAGAAGCTGGGTCGGGGATCGAGGACCGTCGACCTGGAGCTGGAGGCCCAAATCGAAGTGCTGCGCGACAACAAGAGAAAGTACCAGAACGTGATCAAGCTGGCTCAGACGCTGGCTAATCAGCTGTCCCAGATTATGCAGACGCAGAGGCAGCTGGGCGACGCCTTCGCTGACCTCAGCCTCAAGTCGCCAGAACTCCAT GAGGAGTTCAACTACAACGCTGAAACCCAAAAACTTCTGTCCAAAAACGGAGAGACCCTGCTGGGGGCCATCAACTTCTTCATCTCTAGTGTCAACACGCTTGTGGACAAAACCATCGAAGACACCATGATTAATATCAAACAGTATGAAATAGCCAG GGTAGAGTACGATGCGTACCGTACAGACTTGGAGGAGCTGAATCTGGGGCCCCGTGACGCCACCACCATGCCCAAGATTGAGCTGTCCCAGCAGCAGTTCCAGATCCACCGGGAGAAGTATGAGAGGATGCGAAACGACGTCTCAGTCAAGCTGAAGTTCCTGGAGGAGAACAAG GTGAAGGTGTTGCACAACCAGCTCATCCTGTTCCACAATGCCATAGCTGCGTACTATGCtggaaaccagcagcagctggaacagacaCTCAAGCAGTTCCACATCAAGTTGAAAATGCCAGGTGGAGACAGTCCATCTTGGCTGGAAGAGCACTAA